The following proteins are encoded in a genomic region of Ornithinibacillus sp. 4-3:
- a CDS encoding DUF58 domain-containing protein produces MMWRKDVHFHNQRSMDFLLLIILALAILGLIMKQPFIYLLTGLIGAYFLITILYDRYVGNRLELRNERMTIKLFPEEEGHIVFEFQNKSFIPMINGEFRFRSNRNIRFTKHPSPADKYWRIIDVPLSITGRKKIKLALPFIAEDRGIAKISNINYSFPHLLQFQNMRIDYNAPYLLEIVVFPKLLPVQRLEIAFQNQGGSQRVPFSPMEDLLVPLGTREYSYSDPFHRINWKATAKTQKMQTNVYERVIDMSFLFIVNIGAFYGMRHESATDYEDYLSYAAFLTKYAAEKEFPYELYINSRRPGKTPYMHLPEGEGKNHYAHALEMLARIPHEAMVVPFEHMLYRIGQQLHTSKTIILIGELTSEAKEIVDNWEKHHRVLQLEIQNNQAVLTPRKRGRINAK; encoded by the coding sequence ATGATGTGGCGAAAAGATGTTCATTTTCATAATCAGCGAAGTATGGATTTTTTACTTCTGATCATTTTAGCACTAGCCATTTTGGGCTTGATTATGAAACAGCCTTTTATCTATTTGTTAACAGGTTTAATTGGAGCATATTTTCTTATTACAATTTTATATGATCGATATGTGGGGAATCGGCTAGAATTAAGAAATGAGCGAATGACAATAAAGCTGTTTCCAGAGGAAGAAGGGCATATTGTTTTTGAATTTCAAAATAAATCCTTTATTCCGATGATTAATGGCGAATTTCGATTTCGAAGCAATCGTAATATTCGTTTTACCAAACATCCGAGCCCAGCAGACAAATATTGGCGTATTATTGATGTTCCTTTATCCATAACTGGTAGGAAGAAAATTAAACTAGCTTTGCCATTTATAGCTGAGGATCGAGGAATTGCTAAGATAAGTAATATAAATTATTCCTTTCCACACTTATTACAATTTCAAAACATGCGGATAGATTACAATGCACCTTATTTATTGGAAATTGTTGTTTTCCCTAAATTATTACCTGTACAACGATTAGAAATTGCTTTTCAAAATCAGGGTGGATCCCAAAGAGTTCCTTTTTCACCAATGGAGGATTTGTTAGTCCCTCTTGGAACAAGAGAGTATAGCTATAGTGATCCATTTCATCGGATCAATTGGAAGGCAACAGCTAAGACACAAAAGATGCAGACAAATGTCTATGAACGGGTAATCGATATGTCTTTCCTATTTATTGTGAATATCGGAGCCTTTTATGGGATGCGTCATGAATCTGCAACAGATTACGAAGATTATTTATCCTACGCAGCATTTTTAACAAAATATGCTGCAGAGAAAGAATTTCCATATGAGCTTTATATCAATTCACGAAGACCAGGAAAGACTCCTTATATGCATTTGCCAGAAGGAGAGGGAAAGAACCACTATGCACATGCTTTAGAAATGCTTGCACGTATTCCTCACGAAGCAATGGTAGTACCTTTTGAACATATGCTTTATCGAATTGGGCAACAATTACATACATCAAAGACGATTATTTTGATTGGAGAGCTCACATCAGAGGCTAAAGAGATAGTAGACAATTGGGAGAAGCATCACCGAGTTCTGCAATTAGAAATACAGAATAATCAAGCGGTTTTGACACCAAGGAAAAGAGGGAGAATAAATGCGAAATAA
- a CDS encoding AAA family ATPase has product MEKLNEAKEAVNRVIFGNEEVIDLLFIAILAKGHVLLESVPGTGKTKLAKTFARVIDGAYKRVQFTPDVLPSDVTGIRFFNPKNQEFELRVGPVVTNVLLADEINRATPKTQSSLLEVMEEQQTTVDGETITIPQPFIVIATQNPVESNYGTFPLPEAQLDRFLFKVDLGYPSLEEDLQILQTYRMNDPYDAIESILTLDYLTQLQNELKALTLSDVVTNYLLDLVHATRNHVDVEIGISPRGMLALMRAAQARAYINDRKFVTPEDLKQLAPYVFEHRLILTMDGMMKKTSRQVIEEIMHAIPVPVEAGEGR; this is encoded by the coding sequence ATGGAAAAACTAAATGAAGCGAAAGAAGCCGTCAACCGGGTTATTTTTGGAAATGAAGAAGTCATTGATTTATTATTTATCGCAATATTAGCTAAGGGACATGTGCTGCTGGAAAGTGTTCCTGGAACAGGCAAAACCAAATTAGCCAAAACTTTTGCACGTGTAATTGATGGGGCATATAAACGTGTACAATTTACACCAGATGTATTACCTAGTGATGTTACTGGAATTCGGTTTTTCAATCCAAAAAATCAAGAATTCGAGCTACGTGTAGGTCCTGTAGTAACAAATGTGTTATTAGCAGATGAAATTAACCGTGCAACACCAAAAACACAGTCTAGTTTATTAGAGGTTATGGAAGAACAGCAAACAACAGTAGACGGGGAAACAATTACTATTCCACAGCCATTTATCGTAATAGCTACACAAAACCCAGTAGAAAGTAATTATGGTACTTTTCCACTACCAGAAGCACAGCTTGATCGTTTTCTTTTCAAAGTAGATCTTGGGTATCCTTCCTTAGAGGAAGATTTACAAATTCTCCAAACTTATCGAATGAATGATCCATATGATGCAATTGAATCTATATTAACCTTAGACTATTTAACGCAATTACAAAATGAATTAAAAGCATTAACATTATCAGATGTAGTGACAAATTACTTACTTGATTTAGTTCATGCTACACGAAATCATGTTGATGTAGAAATCGGAATTAGTCCACGTGGTATGCTTGCTCTAATGAGAGCAGCCCAGGCAAGAGCATATATAAATGACAGAAAGTTTGTTACGCCTGAAGATCTTAAGCAGCTTGCTCCGTATGTGTTTGAACATCGTTTGATTTTAACAATGGATGGCATGATGAAGAAAACATCACGTCAAGTCATTGAAGAGATTATGCATGCTATTCCTGTCCCAGTAGAAGCAGGAGAAGGAAGATAA
- a CDS encoding CapA family protein: MEQTISFVATGDSFITRRLPSTTSESFVELTNLIKSADARLTNLEITTHNFEGYPGQASGGTWAITSPLALRDIKAYGFNLLPWANNHTLDYLYGGLEATERYINEYEFVHAGVGKNLADASAPRYLETPAGRVALIAATSSFHETWIAGDQRNDMSGRPGINPLRHKSVHKISKEKLETLKEIADTVDINAVTKMSIKEGFVVEKKDGKFEFGQYVFAEGSPEGKETSPDPRDMKRILKSISEAKRQADYVVVSIHAHEMQGEDKSVPAEFLKTFARECIDGGADSIVGHGPHVLRGIEIYNGRPIFYSLGNFIFQNETVTHLPADFYEKYGLGNDHTVADGLDTRTENNTKGFGVNEKIWDSIVPVWKMQGDKLTEVKLYPIELGYKQPRYKIGWPTLVKTDRILKDLQELSEPFGTKIDIKDGVGTIVLD; the protein is encoded by the coding sequence ATGGAACAGACAATTTCATTTGTAGCAACAGGAGATAGCTTTATTACTAGACGATTACCATCAACAACTTCTGAGTCTTTTGTCGAGTTAACAAACTTAATTAAAAGTGCAGATGCTCGTTTAACGAACTTAGAAATTACAACACATAACTTTGAAGGCTATCCAGGACAAGCAAGTGGTGGTACTTGGGCTATTACTTCTCCACTTGCACTAAGAGATATTAAAGCTTACGGTTTTAATTTACTACCTTGGGCAAATAATCATACACTAGATTATTTATATGGTGGACTTGAAGCGACAGAAAGATATATAAATGAATATGAATTTGTTCATGCAGGTGTTGGGAAAAATTTAGCAGATGCTAGTGCACCAAGATATTTAGAAACACCAGCTGGTCGAGTTGCATTAATTGCTGCTACTTCTAGCTTCCATGAAACATGGATTGCTGGTGATCAACGAAATGATATGTCTGGGCGTCCTGGTATTAACCCACTACGCCATAAATCAGTGCATAAGATTTCAAAGGAGAAATTAGAAACCTTGAAAGAAATCGCTGATACAGTGGATATTAATGCAGTGACGAAAATGTCCATTAAAGAAGGCTTTGTAGTCGAGAAAAAAGACGGGAAATTTGAGTTTGGACAGTATGTGTTTGCTGAAGGATCTCCAGAAGGGAAAGAAACTTCACCAGATCCACGTGATATGAAACGTATTTTAAAATCTATTTCTGAAGCAAAAAGACAAGCAGATTATGTAGTAGTAAGTATTCATGCTCATGAAATGCAAGGAGAGGATAAATCAGTACCAGCTGAATTCCTTAAAACTTTTGCAAGAGAATGTATCGATGGTGGAGCTGATTCCATTGTAGGACATGGACCCCATGTATTAAGGGGAATTGAGATTTATAATGGACGTCCAATTTTCTATAGTTTAGGAAACTTTATTTTCCAAAATGAAACAGTAACTCATTTACCAGCAGACTTTTATGAAAAGTATGGTTTAGGTAATGATCATACTGTTGCAGATGGGCTGGATACAAGAACTGAAAATAATACTAAAGGCTTTGGTGTGAACGAAAAAATTTGGGATTCCATTGTACCAGTATGGAAAATGCAAGGAGATAAATTAACAGAAGTGAAGCTATATCCAATCGAATTAGGATATAAGCAACCACGTTATAAAATTGGTTGGCCAACATTAGTGAAAACAGATAGAATCTTAAAAGATTTACAAGAGCTGTCTGAACCTTTTGGCACAAAAATTGATATTAAAGACGGTGTAGGAACAATTGTATTAGATTAA
- a CDS encoding M20/M25/M40 family metallo-hydrolase: MKEVFEYIEQNKDTYIKWLQDLCKQPSVAAQNRGMKETADLVEQLIQSIGGKTQKVPTSGYPVVYGEFNAEKNHILSFYNHYDVQPEDPVELWDYPPFGAEIHDGKIYGRGVADNKGNLVARLAAIDAYQKVKGELPINIKFLIEGEEEIGSVHLNEFIENHPSLIEADGNIWEFGYRDNDGRMNITCGVKGMCYVELVCRGANTDLHSSNAAVIENPAWRLTWALSTLKTPDEHVNIQGFYDKVAIPTEEEIKQLEQMSYQEKETLERLELNSFLLDLSGLELKKKLVYQPTCTICGFYSGYTQEGAKTVLPNEARAKIDFRLVPHQDPEEVVQLLRAHLDKNGFSDIEIISHSGVAAAKTDPTDRLVQSATDTAREVYGTEPNPVPMSPATGPMYDLCQKLGIPSVSIGVGHPDARNHAPNENIFLEDFINGIKHIAAIMEDFPKRLQK; this comes from the coding sequence TTGAAAGAAGTATTTGAGTACATTGAGCAAAATAAAGATACATATATTAAGTGGTTACAAGATTTATGTAAACAACCAAGTGTAGCAGCACAGAATCGAGGGATGAAGGAAACAGCAGATCTGGTAGAGCAATTGATTCAAAGCATCGGTGGAAAAACACAAAAAGTACCTACATCTGGCTATCCTGTAGTTTACGGAGAATTTAATGCAGAAAAAAATCATATTCTGTCCTTTTATAATCATTATGATGTACAACCGGAGGATCCTGTTGAATTATGGGATTATCCGCCTTTTGGTGCTGAAATTCATGATGGGAAAATCTATGGTCGTGGTGTAGCAGATAATAAAGGAAACTTAGTTGCTAGATTAGCTGCTATTGATGCCTATCAGAAAGTAAAAGGAGAATTACCTATCAATATTAAATTTCTCATTGAAGGAGAAGAGGAAATTGGTAGTGTACATTTAAATGAGTTTATTGAGAATCACCCGTCACTCATAGAAGCAGACGGGAACATTTGGGAATTTGGCTATCGTGATAATGATGGACGAATGAACATAACATGTGGAGTAAAAGGAATGTGTTATGTTGAATTAGTATGTCGAGGTGCAAATACAGATCTTCATTCCTCAAATGCAGCAGTCATTGAAAATCCGGCTTGGAGATTAACTTGGGCACTTTCTACATTAAAAACTCCTGATGAGCATGTAAATATTCAAGGGTTTTATGACAAGGTGGCTATCCCAACAGAGGAAGAGATAAAGCAGCTTGAGCAAATGTCTTATCAGGAAAAGGAAACATTAGAACGATTAGAACTAAATAGCTTCTTGCTTGATTTATCTGGTTTAGAGTTGAAGAAGAAGCTTGTATATCAACCGACATGTACGATTTGTGGATTTTATTCAGGCTATACTCAAGAAGGAGCAAAAACAGTTTTACCGAATGAAGCAAGAGCTAAAATAGATTTTCGACTTGTTCCACACCAAGATCCTGAAGAAGTGGTACAATTGTTAAGGGCACATTTAGACAAAAATGGGTTTTCTGATATTGAAATAATAAGTCATTCAGGAGTAGCTGCAGCGAAAACAGATCCGACAGATAGATTGGTACAATCTGCTACAGATACAGCACGCGAGGTATATGGAACAGAGCCAAATCCTGTACCGATGTCTCCAGCAACTGGACCAATGTATGATTTATGTCAGAAGCTAGGTATCCCATCAGTGTCTATTGGTGTAGGGCATCCTGATGCTCGAAATCATGCACCAAATGAGAATATTTTCCTGGAAGATTTTATTAATGGCATTAAACATATAGCTGCTATTATGGAAGATTTTCCAAAACGATTACAAAAATAA
- a CDS encoding amidohydrolase → MSEITKLVKDLYPSLVEWRRDLHKHAESGWVEFRTASIVATKLTEWGYEVKAGSEVVNESARMGVPAADVLAYHEKRALEQGADPKWLEKFSGGFTGVVGIIDTGKPGPTIGFRFDMDALDIQESLEADHKPVAEDFVSINDKMMHACGHDSHTTIGLGAAKVLSEIKDQLSGKIKVIFQPAEEGVRGAKSMVEAGVVDDVDIFIAGHIGTGAATGVFSCASNGYLATTKLDVTFTGVASHAGGKPEEGRNALLAASSAALNLYAITRHSDGASRINVGVLEAGSGRNIIANKAFMKIETRGETTEINEFIYDRAVKVLKGAATMYDAELDIDIVGGAQTSNASPELLPFVRAQAEKVAGYHTIHEGTSAGGSEDATYMMTRVQEKGGLATYCTFGSDIAAGHHNERFDIDEDAMPLAVEFVVNCALNAKEAK, encoded by the coding sequence ATGAGCGAGATTACAAAATTAGTGAAAGATTTATATCCTAGCCTAGTTGAGTGGAGACGTGATCTTCATAAACACGCTGAATCTGGCTGGGTAGAATTTCGTACAGCATCTATTGTAGCTACAAAGTTAACTGAGTGGGGATATGAGGTTAAAGCTGGTAGTGAGGTAGTAAATGAAAGCGCTCGTATGGGAGTACCTGCTGCCGATGTATTAGCATACCATGAAAAACGTGCTTTAGAGCAAGGTGCTGATCCAAAATGGCTAGAGAAATTCTCAGGAGGATTTACTGGAGTTGTTGGTATAATAGATACAGGTAAGCCTGGACCAACAATCGGTTTCCGTTTTGATATGGACGCGCTTGATATTCAAGAATCTTTAGAAGCAGATCATAAACCTGTAGCTGAAGATTTTGTATCTATTAATGATAAAATGATGCATGCTTGTGGACATGATTCACATACTACAATTGGTCTTGGTGCTGCTAAAGTGCTTTCTGAAATCAAAGATCAATTATCTGGTAAGATTAAAGTTATTTTCCAGCCTGCTGAGGAAGGCGTACGTGGTGCTAAGTCAATGGTTGAAGCTGGTGTAGTTGATGATGTAGATATTTTCATTGCTGGACATATTGGTACAGGTGCTGCAACTGGAGTATTCTCCTGTGCAAGTAATGGCTATTTAGCAACTACAAAACTAGATGTAACCTTTACAGGAGTTGCTTCACATGCTGGTGGTAAACCAGAGGAAGGTAGAAACGCATTACTTGCTGCTTCTTCTGCTGCATTAAACTTGTATGCAATTACAAGACATAGTGATGGTGCTTCTCGTATAAACGTAGGTGTTCTTGAAGCTGGAAGCGGGCGTAATATTATTGCTAATAAAGCTTTTATGAAGATTGAGACTCGTGGAGAAACTACTGAAATTAATGAATTTATTTATGATCGTGCGGTTAAAGTATTAAAAGGTGCTGCAACGATGTATGATGCTGAGCTAGATATTGATATTGTAGGTGGAGCACAGACAAGTAATGCTAGCCCTGAATTACTTCCATTCGTTCGTGCACAAGCTGAAAAAGTAGCTGGATACCATACAATTCATGAGGGTACTAGTGCAGGTGGTTCTGAAGATGCAACATATATGATGACAAGAGTTCAAGAAAAAGGCGGACTTGCTACATACTGTACTTTTGGATCTGATATTGCCGCAGGACATCATAATGAGCGCTTCGATATTGATGAGGATGCTATGCCTTTAGCAGTAGAATTTGTTGTAAACTGTGCATTGAATGCTAAAGAAGCTAAATAA
- a CDS encoding amidase, which translates to MVNDIYFNSVREIVKAIQNRNVSVKEVMQAHLAQINKVNPQVNAIVSLNEEIAMKEAELADKKIQSGEKLGPLHGIPMAIKDTEQAKGFPATSGSLLFKDRIATEDNIATERLRAAGAIIIGKTNVPEFGAGAHTFNEVFGKTLNPYNLGRTAGGSSGGAAVAVSTGMLPIADGSDTGGSLRFPAAFNNVVGIRTSPGRVPRFPKDFPFSPQAVQGSIARTTSDAAYMLSVIAGPDNRSPIAIEEPGSIFLESLERDMKGARIAYSADFGGEIPIEPQVREQFMKQLEVFEAMGCKLEEIHPDMTNAEEIFQVFRAHEFETAMGGLMDKHRELFKPSLIWNIEMGRNLRGPQIGQADRMRTELFHRFRAFFAKYDAFLLPVSPVSPFDANLEYPLSIDGVKMNTYLEWMKTCYYITVSGSPAISVPGGFTADGLPFGLQIVGGHRRDLDVLRIGHAFEQATQYGKTRPELAK; encoded by the coding sequence ATGGTAAATGATATTTATTTTAATTCGGTAAGAGAAATTGTTAAGGCTATCCAAAATCGCAATGTTTCTGTCAAAGAAGTGATGCAAGCACATTTAGCCCAAATTAATAAAGTGAATCCACAAGTAAATGCGATTGTTTCATTAAATGAAGAAATAGCGATGAAGGAAGCTGAATTAGCAGATAAAAAAATTCAGTCTGGTGAAAAGCTAGGACCGTTACACGGAATACCTATGGCAATTAAAGATACGGAACAAGCAAAAGGATTCCCTGCGACAAGCGGGTCATTATTATTTAAAGATAGAATTGCAACTGAGGATAATATAGCTACAGAAAGGCTTCGTGCGGCAGGAGCTATCATTATCGGAAAAACAAATGTGCCAGAATTTGGTGCAGGTGCTCATACCTTTAATGAAGTTTTTGGGAAAACACTAAACCCATATAATCTAGGAAGAACTGCAGGAGGAAGCAGTGGTGGAGCAGCAGTAGCAGTATCAACTGGAATGCTACCAATTGCAGATGGAAGTGATACAGGTGGTTCTTTACGTTTCCCTGCAGCATTTAATAATGTTGTTGGCATAAGAACATCACCAGGTCGTGTACCTAGATTTCCAAAGGATTTCCCATTTTCTCCACAGGCAGTACAAGGTTCTATTGCAAGAACCACTAGTGATGCGGCTTATATGCTATCAGTTATTGCGGGACCAGATAACCGTTCGCCAATCGCAATTGAGGAGCCAGGTTCTATTTTCTTGGAGTCATTAGAGAGAGACATGAAAGGTGCTCGTATTGCGTATTCAGCTGATTTTGGCGGTGAAATTCCAATTGAACCACAAGTTCGAGAGCAGTTTATGAAACAATTAGAAGTCTTTGAGGCAATGGGCTGTAAGTTAGAAGAAATTCATCCGGATATGACGAATGCTGAAGAAATTTTCCAAGTTTTCCGTGCGCATGAATTTGAAACTGCTATGGGAGGCTTAATGGATAAACACCGTGAGTTGTTTAAGCCAAGCTTAATCTGGAATATTGAGATGGGACGTAATTTACGTGGACCTCAAATTGGTCAAGCAGATCGTATGCGTACAGAATTATTCCATCGTTTCCGAGCATTTTTTGCGAAGTATGATGCATTTTTATTACCAGTAAGTCCAGTATCTCCATTTGATGCGAATTTAGAATATCCATTATCTATTGATGGGGTAAAAATGAATACGTATTTAGAGTGGATGAAAACATGTTACTATATCACTGTATCTGGATCACCAGCGATATCTGTTCCAGGTGGGTTTACAGCGGATGGATTACCATTCGGTTTACAAATTGTTGGTGGTCATCGTCGAGATTTAGATGTACTACGTATTGGACATGCTTTTGAGCAAGCAACGCAATATGGAAAAACACGTCCAGAGCTTGCAAAATAA
- a CDS encoding MFS transporter, with protein MGTQSLFKNRTFVLLFVAGIFGVVSFSMFLTTTAWFVISGSGSAGSLGIVLIAATVPRIAMMIFGGIVADRYKKTTIMFWANFAQAVLLLILYLLLKNDGLTLTYLLLIAVGFGMLDAFFGPASSSMIPKIVEKNQLQKANALFQGVDQISFVAGPIIAGLLMESIGISGSYFVAMILALFSAVIIYPRLINEGPVALEEKQKPIKEIKEGMSYIRSSSFLMTGIVVLITLNFFVFGTLHIAIPFLVESYGGTPLNLSYMEASLGIGLVAGTAILTSVLVKKKGKTSLFGLLGALIAYVVFALVSNLAMLTIIVFFIGFSMSFVFIPFFTAAQEQTEAYIMGRVMSIIFLAMNGFDPISYALVSGLSAVNIPIQAILLTFASVGLIITAILFTKAKTYKSM; from the coding sequence ATGGGAACACAATCTTTATTTAAAAATCGTACATTTGTGCTGTTGTTTGTAGCTGGTATTTTTGGCGTTGTTAGTTTTAGTATGTTTTTGACTACAACAGCATGGTTTGTCATTAGTGGGAGTGGGTCAGCAGGTTCCTTAGGAATTGTATTAATTGCTGCTACAGTTCCGAGAATTGCAATGATGATTTTTGGCGGGATTGTGGCAGATCGTTATAAAAAGACAACGATAATGTTCTGGGCGAATTTTGCTCAGGCTGTTTTATTGCTTATTTTATATCTTTTGCTGAAAAATGATGGATTAACACTTACTTATCTTTTATTGATTGCAGTTGGATTTGGTATGTTGGATGCTTTCTTTGGACCAGCAAGTTCATCAATGATTCCTAAAATTGTCGAGAAAAATCAGCTTCAAAAAGCAAATGCTTTATTTCAAGGTGTAGATCAAATTTCATTTGTAGCAGGTCCAATTATAGCAGGTTTATTGATGGAATCGATTGGGATTAGTGGAAGCTATTTTGTCGCAATGATTTTAGCCTTATTTTCTGCGGTAATTATTTATCCACGTTTAATTAATGAAGGACCCGTTGCACTTGAGGAAAAACAGAAGCCAATTAAGGAGATTAAAGAAGGAATGAGCTATATTCGAAGCTCAAGCTTCCTGATGACAGGTATTGTTGTTTTAATTACATTGAACTTTTTTGTATTTGGAACATTGCATATTGCTATTCCTTTTTTAGTAGAAAGTTATGGAGGCACACCACTTAATTTAAGCTACATGGAAGCTAGTCTTGGAATTGGTTTAGTAGCTGGTACAGCTATACTAACTTCTGTATTAGTAAAGAAAAAAGGAAAAACGTCATTATTTGGATTGCTGGGAGCATTAATTGCATATGTTGTTTTTGCACTGGTTTCTAATTTAGCGATGCTGACAATCATTGTTTTCTTTATTGGATTTTCCATGTCATTTGTATTTATTCCATTTTTTACGGCTGCACAAGAACAGACTGAAGCCTATATTATGGGAAGAGTTATGAGTATTATTTTTCTAGCGATGAATGGATTTGATCCAATTTCTTATGCGCTTGTTTCAGGACTATCTGCTGTAAATATACCTATTCAAGCGATTTTATTAACCTTCGCGTCGGTTGGTTTAATTATTACAGCAATATTATTCACAAAAGCAAAAACTTATAAAAGTATGTAG
- a CDS encoding TetR/AcrR family transcriptional regulator — protein sequence MHTKEKILLEGMKLFATLGYNGTSMTKIASQVGLKKSSLYTHYNSKEALFLDVTAAIAEDYIRFVKSTFENEGKSTEEKLYLSFQAHVEDMANHEDSLEFYNRFSSYPPQGLEDKVLELLRESEKQAREAFKDVVEKAQEQGDITSEISATEIAHAFYGLLDGLSYETNYFNFDIIKSHGESMWKVFWRGVMA from the coding sequence ATGCATACAAAAGAAAAAATACTACTTGAAGGAATGAAATTATTTGCAACACTTGGTTACAACGGGACTTCTATGACCAAGATTGCTAGTCAAGTTGGTTTAAAAAAGTCTTCTCTTTATACACATTACAATAGTAAAGAAGCATTATTTTTAGATGTAACAGCAGCTATAGCTGAAGATTATATTCGTTTTGTGAAATCTACTTTTGAAAATGAAGGAAAATCGACAGAAGAAAAATTATATCTTTCATTTCAAGCACATGTGGAAGATATGGCCAATCATGAGGATAGCCTTGAATTCTATAATCGTTTTTCATCTTACCCACCACAGGGTCTTGAGGACAAAGTATTAGAATTACTTCGTGAAAGTGAGAAACAAGCAAGAGAAGCTTTTAAGGATGTGGTTGAAAAAGCTCAAGAACAAGGGGATATTACAAGTGAGATTTCCGCAACAGAAATTGCTCATGCATTTTATGGTTTACTAGACGGCTTATCTTACGAAACCAATTATTTCAATTTTGATATTATTAAAAGTCATGGGGAATCTATGTGGAAAGTATTTTGGCGTGGAGTGATGGCTTAG
- a CDS encoding hemolysin family protein, with protein MIFVNFTLVVILILLTAFFVSTEFAIVKVRTTRINQLIEEGNQRAVSVKKIIDNLDGYLSACQLGITVTALGLGWLGEHTLGQIIRPILDAIGVNPAVSPVITVGLAFLLMTFLHVVVGELAPKTIAIQKAEATVLLLAKPLIAFYVILYPFIWVLNGSARLLVRVFGINPVDGHEVAHSEEELRSLLSESYKSGEINKLEMTYMNNIFEFDDRLAKEIMVPRTEMVCLYKEDTYEENLKIMSEGQYTRFPVADEDKDDIIGLVNVKHVFTGYYSDKEHSIESYIRPILHISEVTPIKQALRKMQKERIHMAIVIDEYGGTAGLVTVEDILEEIVGEIRDEFDVNEQPMIERIDNRTVLADGKLRLKELDELLNTDITDDEVDTIGGWLIMNDLESEQGTMIEHNGFQFIVEEIENYQVKKVKIVSLERDI; from the coding sequence TTGATATTTGTTAACTTTACTTTAGTTGTAATTTTGATCTTGCTAACCGCATTTTTCGTTTCCACTGAATTTGCGATTGTTAAAGTGAGAACAACAAGAATAAACCAGTTAATCGAAGAAGGAAATCAACGAGCAGTCTCAGTAAAGAAAATAATAGATAATCTTGATGGGTACTTGTCTGCCTGTCAATTAGGAATTACAGTAACTGCACTCGGCTTAGGGTGGTTAGGAGAACATACATTAGGCCAAATTATTCGTCCTATATTAGATGCAATTGGTGTGAATCCAGCTGTTTCTCCTGTTATTACAGTAGGATTAGCATTCCTGTTAATGACATTTTTACATGTTGTTGTTGGAGAATTAGCTCCAAAAACAATTGCTATCCAAAAGGCAGAGGCTACAGTGTTATTACTTGCAAAACCATTGATTGCATTTTATGTAATCTTGTATCCATTTATTTGGGTATTAAACGGATCTGCTAGATTACTTGTCCGTGTATTTGGTATTAATCCAGTTGATGGTCATGAAGTAGCACATAGTGAAGAAGAGTTGCGTTCATTACTTTCTGAGAGCTATAAGAGCGGTGAAATCAATAAACTTGAAATGACATACATGAACAACATTTTTGAGTTTGATGATCGTTTAGCGAAAGAGATTATGGTTCCTCGTACAGAAATGGTTTGCTTGTACAAAGAAGACACCTATGAAGAAAACTTAAAAATCATGAGTGAGGGTCAATACACTAGATTTCCAGTAGCAGATGAAGATAAAGATGATATTATTGGTTTGGTGAATGTAAAACATGTTTTTACTGGTTATTACAGTGATAAAGAACATTCGATTGAATCATATATTCGTCCAATCTTGCATATTTCAGAGGTAACGCCAATTAAGCAAGCCTTGCGTAAAATGCAAAAAGAAAGAATCCACATGGCGATTGTTATCGATGAATATGGTGGAACTGCTGGACTAGTAACAGTTGAGGACATTCTTGAAGAAATTGTTGGAGAAATCCGTGACGAATTTGATGTGAATGAACAGCCGATGATCGAAAGAATTGATAATAGAACGGTATTGGCTGATGGAAAACTTCGTTTAAAAGAGCTTGATGAATTATTAAATACAGACATTACTGATGATGAAGTAGATACCATTGGTGGATGGCTGATTATGAATGATTTAGAATCCGAACAAGGTACAATGATCGAACATAATGGGTTCCAATTCATTGTTGAAGAAATTGAGAATTACCAAGTGAAAAAAGTTAAAATCGTATCATTAGAACGTGATATATAA